In Elaeis guineensis isolate ETL-2024a chromosome 1, EG11, whole genome shotgun sequence, a genomic segment contains:
- the LOC105039380 gene encoding uncharacterized protein, producing the protein METVRRAAHAGSWSTSNANKLEEELDGWLRVTGLAKSPNVRGVIAPLNIYPLVIAAHPSELNQFWNLKVNEVFLLLLRMVPQAICPQHLQLKPRIWIKQRGDR; encoded by the exons ATGGAGACGGTCAGAAGGGCGGCTCATGCCGGATCCTGGTCCACCAGCAACG CCAACAAACTGGAAGAGGAACTTGATGGGTGGCTCAGAGTAACTGGCCTGGCTAAATCTCCTAATGTTAGAGGTGTAATTGCCCC CTTAAACATATATCCACTTGTGATTGCTGCacatccatcagaactgaatcaGTTCTGGAATCTGAAGGTAAATGAGGTGTTCCTCCTGCTGCTGAGAATGGTTCCACAAGCCATATGTCCACAGCACCTCCAGCTGAAACCTCGGATTTGGATCAAGCAAAGGGGTGATCGATGA
- the LOC105039069 gene encoding protein PHOX1, translating to MGKPSGKKKKQSGSKASDTNSKHSRSSEHSPKVLDEDMTIFIDMAQDMKEEGNKLFQRRDYEGAILKYEKAIKLLPKSHIDVAYLRSNIAACYMQISPAEYHRAINECNLALEVSPKYTKALLKRARCFEALNRLEWACRDVDVVLSLEPNNLTALEISERVKKIMEKKGIKLDDKTIISPPEVVPLKEKSKKKKSHKAVDKVVVEEKHSDVKEEPMKVVKLVLGEDIRMAQIPATCSMLQLREIVRNKFPGPKAVLVKYKDREGDLVTITASEELKWAEESADPQGSIRLYISEVNPEQEPLLGEAKNGSAVQNLDRNLNSISENGSTRYDEDKSSSTCIDDWIVQFARLFRNHVGFDSDSYLDLHELGMKLYSEAMEDTVTSEEAQEIFELAEEKFQEMAALALFNWGNVHMSRARKRLFLSEDASKESILSQVKAAYGWAQAEYVKAGKRYEEALKIKPDFYEALLALGQQQFEQAKLSWYYAIGSKVDLETWPSADVLELFNNAEDNMERGTEMWEEMEEQRLKELSKPSKEKTLLQKMGLDGYFKDVSNDEAAEQASNMRSQINILWGTMLYERSVVEFKLGFPIWEECLMAAVEKFKLAGASPTDIAVMIKNHCANKTTQEGLGFKIDEIVQAWNEMYDAKRWMTGVSSFRLEPLFRRRVPKLHHALEHL from the exons ATGGGTAAGCCttcaggaaagaagaagaagcaatcaggaAGCAAAGCCAGTGACACAAACTCAAAACACAGCCGGTCTTCTGAGCACAGCCCAAAGGTCCTTGATGAGGACATGACCATCTTCATTGACATGGCTCAGGATATGAAAGAGGAGGGCAACAAGCTATTCCAAAGGAGGGACTATGAGGGGGCCATACTTAAGTATGAAAAAGCCATTAAGCTGCTTCCCAAGAGCCACATAGATGTTGCCTACCTCCGCAGCAATATAGCTGCTTGTTATATGCAGATAAGCCCGGCAGAGTACCACCGAGCTATCAATGAATGTAATCTGGCCCTCGAGGTCTCACCCAAGTATACCAAAGCCCTCTTGAAGAGGGCGAGATGTTTTGAAGCTTTGAACAGATTGGAGTGGGCCTGTAGAGATGTTGATGTGGTTTTGAGTCTGGAGCCAAACAACCTCACAGCATTGGAAATTTCTGAACGGGTTAAAAAGATAATGGAGAAAAAAGGCATCAAGTTGGATGACAAGACAATTATATCACCTCCAGAAGTTGTACCATTGAAAGAGAAgtcgaaaaagaagaagagccACAAAGCTGTGGACAAGGTAGTGGTAGAGGAGAAGCATAGTGATGTGAAGGAAGAACCCATGAAGGTTGTGAAGTTAGTGCTTGGGGAGGACATAAGAATGGCTCAGATACCAGCAACTTGTAGCATGTTGCAGTTAAGGGAGATTGTTCGAAACAAGTTTCCAGGCCCAAAGGCAGTTCTAGTTAAATACAAGGACAGAGAAGGTGACCTGGTGACTATTACTGCATCAGAAGAGCTAAAGTGGGCCGAAGAATCTGCAGACCCGCAGGGATCAATCAGGCTGTACATCAGTGAAGTTAATCCTGAACAAGAGCCATTGCTTGGGGAGGCCAAAAATGGTTCTGCGGTGCAAAACCTAGATAGAAATCTTAATAGCATTTCTGAAAATGGAAGTACCAGATATGATGAGGACAAGAGTTCTTCAACTTGTATTGATGACTGGATTGTGCAATTTGCTCGGCTATTCAGGAACCATGTGGGTTTTGATTCTGATTCATATCTGGATCTTCATGAGCTTGGGATGAAGCTGTATTCCGAGGCAATGGAAGACACTGTCACAAGTGAAGAAGCTCAGGAAATCTTCGAACTTGCTGAGGAAAAGTTTCAGGAGATGGCAGCCCTGGCCTTGTTTAATTGGGGCAATGTTCACATGTCTCGTGCAAGGAAGAGGTTGTTCTTGTCAGAAGATGCTTCCAAGGAATCAATACTTTCACAAGTCAAAGCTGCATATGGATGGGCTCAGGCAGAATATGTTAAAGCAGGAAAGAGGTATGAAGAAGCATTGAAAATCAAACCAGACTTCTATGAAGCCCTTCTTGCACTTGGGCAGCAACAATTTGAGCAAGCAAAGCTTTCTTGGTACTATGCAATTGGAAGCAAGGTAGATTTAGAGACCTGGCCTTCAGCAGATGTTTTAGAGCTCTTCAACAATGCTGAAGATAATATGGAAAGGGGCACAGAGATGTGGGAGGAGATGGAAGAGCAGCGTTTAAAAGAACTATCTAAGCCTAGCAAGGAAAAAACTCTGTTGCAAAAGATGGGCTTGGATGGATATTTCAAGGATGTCTCCAATGATGAAGCTGCAGAACAGGCTTCCAACATGAGGTCGCAGATAAACATTTTGTGGGGTACCATGCTTTACGAGCGCTCTGTCGTGGAATTCAAATTAGGTTTTCCAATTTGGGAAGAGTGTCTGATGGCAGCTGTAGAAAAATTCAAACTTGCAGGAGCTTCTCCAACAGATATTGCAGTTATGATTAAAAACCATTGTGCCAACAAAACCACCCAAGAAG GTTTGGGCTTTAAGATTGATGAGATAGTTCAGGCGTGGAATGAAATGTATGATGCTAAAAGGTGGATGACTGGTGTTTCATCTTTTCGGCTGGAGCCATTATTTCGGCGCAGAGTCCCCAAACTGCATCATGCACTGGAGCATTTATGA